A window from Chaetodon trifascialis isolate fChaTrf1 chromosome 5, fChaTrf1.hap1, whole genome shotgun sequence encodes these proteins:
- the tnip1 gene encoding TNFAIP3-interacting protein 1 isoform X3 yields the protein MEGKGPYRIYDPGGSEVKAREEAGGGSSYRQLLEENSILRERMKGLKSLGDLLEESQSEASRLRQRVEELVRDNEALKSSSFAASLCMGGPIQTETQSKPCLHPTAEQKEEQTSCVGKTLQPEKPNETSSEFQVVNIDGKTTDALTTGSVTGVIPLLPQENIELASQLKRLESSFSIFAEESNPNQLLAHLGRMAVEFHHLSSKVQKNEQRTSLLQTLCEQLRQENNELRKKMEEDHHIRNRDLEQLRQENQKLKELVTGGAAAMGSPAAPSDTEAAEAKEEPAKEESAAVRPKMEATTPQKSGKASEKTPTKPCDVEVYEKKIKLLEKQRKDVLEVNKQWDIQWNSMKSQFEQKITDLRQRLAESQKTVLELEAEREQRQRDYDKKLLLAKSKIENVQGEKECLNSETTELKQKIRYLQDQLLPLSKQREYQEKEIQRLNRALEEALNLHSPSSSQQPPPGQGNFADAANNLKKQELLTQIAVLKEQVKIFEEDFRKERSDRERMNEEKEDLRRQVERLQGQITNLTNQLHQAQNECQRERTERCKLERLQMQHHKQGFPWQSSFPQPRGARAVGESSRPPPENADQSAAAAAAGAGFGKRERQNIDPGKH from the exons ATGGAAGGGAAAGGCCCATACCGCATCTATGATCCAGGTGGGAGTGAGGTCAAGGCCagggaggaggctggagggggaagcagctatCGACAGCTACTGGAGGAAAACAGCATACTGAGGGAGCGGATGAAAGGACTTAAGAGTTTAG GTGATTTGCTGGAAGAGTCTCAGTCAGAGGCGTCGAGGCTTCGGCAGCGAGTGGAGGAGCTTGTGAGAGACAACGAGGCCCTCAAGTCCTCCAGCTTCGCAGCCAGTCTGTGTATGGGAGGGCCCATTCAGACGGAGACGCAAA GTAAACCCTGTTTACACCCCACTgcagagcagaaggaggagCAAACAAGCTGTGTAGGGAAAACCCTACAGCCTGAGAAGCCTAAC GAGACCTCATCAGAGTTTCAGGTCGTGAATATCGATGGGAAGACTACAGATGCCTTGACT ACGGGGTCTGTGACGGGAGTAATCCCCCTCCTGCCTCAGGAGAACATCGAGCTAGCGAGCCAGCTGAAGAgactggagagctccttcagcatATTCGCTGAGGAGTCCAACCCGAACCAGCTGTTAGCTCACCTCGGCCGAATGGCTGTGGAGTTTCACCATCTTTCCTCCAAGGTCCAAAAGAATGAACAGAGGACCTCCCTCCTACAG ACTCTCTGTGAGCAGCTCAGGCAGGAGAACAATGAGCTTCGAAAGAAAATGGAAGAGGATCATCACATCAGGAATCGAGACTTGGAACAGCTGag GCAGGAGAATCAGAAACTTAAGGAGCTGGtcacaggaggagcagcagcaatGGGATCACCGGCAGCGCCATCTGACACCGAAGCCGCGGAGGCCAAAGAGGAGCCCGCGAAGGAGGAATCAGCCGCTGTTAGGCCGAAGATGGAGGCCACCACACCGCAGAAG AGTGGAAAAGCTTCAGAGAAAACCCCAACTAAACCGTGTGATGTAGAGGTGTATGAAAAGAAGATCAAGCTTttggagaagcagagaaaggAT GTACTGGAGGTGAACAAGCAGTGGGACATTCAGTGGAACTCCATGAAGTCACAGTTTGAACAGAAG ATCACAGACCTCAGACAACGGCTGGCTGAGTCCCAGAAAACTGTGCTTGAGCTGGAGGCAGAACGAGAGCAGAGGCAGCGCGACTACGACAAGAAGCTTCTGCTGGCCAAGTCCAAGATTGAAAATGTACAG GGGGAGAAGGAGTGCCTCAACTCTGAGACCACTGAGTTAAAGCAGAAGATTCGCTACCTGCAGGATCAGCTGCTGCCCCTCAGCAAACAGAGGGAGTACCAGGAGAAGGAGATCCAACGCCTCAACAGG GCTTTGGAGGaagccttaaacctgcattcccCGTCATCCTCCCAACAACCGCCACCTGGCCAGGGTAACTTTGCCGATGCAGCCAATAACCTGAAGAAGCAGGAACTGCTCACTCAAATCGCCGTACTAAAGGAGCAG GTGAAGATCTTTGAAGAAGACTtcaggaaagagaggagtgaCAGGGAGcgaatgaatgaggaaaaagAGGACTTGAGGCGGCAAGTTGAGAGACTCCAGGGTCAGATTACCAATTTGACAAATCAG CTTCATCAGGCACAGAACGAGTGTCAGAGGGAGCGTACAGAGAGATGTAAGCTGGAAAGACTGCAGATGCAGCATCACAAACAG